One Fusarium falciforme chromosome 12, complete sequence DNA window includes the following coding sequences:
- a CDS encoding ATP-grasp domain-containing protein has protein sequence MAVNPVTWHTSRVVKIDQETDSKSNGTHDLTETAVDVHCSGSLVDSSDKKRQGYDLWFVDVDVTPRQGIENGSQEPDKSDGLSDLLRAAQTLDSSGSGTSRSYRVLLAVPTATGFFARTNCFQERFVGCKDFGVLIDRSVFGKPASLLAEPSLEQVLDGSVLMVLRPKEQASLCDEVALVEEVDARINFQWLLKYQPQQKTLALVDGHLNLESYLGLYNSAKALGAKVVLLDRKDHWITDPSFQHLYDDYIAIDMTPDEEFHVRIAEAVKAYGYVDGICGIATYSLPPVAKAATLLGLPTEPPEAITMANDKHQTRLLDQDPVLSAMVGSVVDIKERIKNKSFVPEYPLIVKPTFGTGSAHVHKVDDEAALLEAVRRITELAKRKALIETYIEGPELDANFVLVDGEILFFEMNDDFPTAGDQGDIDSDFWETINAFPTVLPPDEFALLRSDMHRLLLAMGLKTGVFHLEAKVQNSSWEYRVKDGVYDLYPKEGPMKNAPKRCFTIEVNPRPPGMANCYGSGATYGVNFYDIHVLRMLGDIERIRALSKPFEPHSTIPYNARIWSDLFWLRADKGGICSTDTVCSETLEKLSPEDRALVTRSCCFYRRGELIPEPADGVVRLGGFFFLSSRKSRADILRATAGLVKYNSIPVTTS, from the exons ATGGCTGTTAATCCAGTTACTTGGCACACGTCTCGTGTGGTCAAGATCGACCAAGAGACTGACAGCAAGAGCAATGGCACCCATGATCTTACCGAGACTGCCGTGGACGTTCATTGCTCTGGCTCTCTAGTCGATTCAAGTGACAAGAAGCGACAGGGCTATGATCTCTGGTTCGTGGATGTGGACGTCACTCCACGGCAGGGCATAGAGAATGGCAGTCAGGAACCTGACAAGAG CGATGGTCTGAGTGACCTTTTGCGGGCTGCGCAGACGCTGGACTCTTCTGGTTCCGGTACCTCGCGGTCCTATCGTGTCCTTCTAGCCGTGCCTACAGCCACTGGTTTCTTCGCCAGGACCAACTGCTTCCAAGAGCGCTTTGTGGGCTGCAAAGACTTTGGCGTCTTGATTGACCGCTCGGTCTTCGGAAAGCCTGCAAGTCTTCTTGCTGAGCCAAGTCTTGAACAGGTTCTTGATGGAAGCGTCCTCATGGTCCTTCGCCCCAAAGAGCAAGCCAGTCTCTGTGATGAAGTTGCTCTCGTCGAAGAAGTGGATGCCAGGATAAACTTCCAATGGCTACTCAAATATCAACCCCAGCAAAAGACGCTGGCTTTGGTTGATGGCCATCTCAACTTGGAGTCTTATCTTGGCCTCTACAACTCGGCAAAGGCACTTGGAGCCAAGGTGGTGCTTCTGGATCGGAAAGATCATTGGATCACCGACCCCTCTTTCCAGCACTTGTACGATGACTACATCGCCATCGACATGACGCCAGACGAAGAGTTCCATGTGCGCATTgccgaggctgtcaaggcatATGGATACGTGGACGGCATCTGCGGCATCGCCACATACTCTCTCCCTCCTGTGGCTAAGGCAGCAACTCTTCTAGGCTTGCCTACTGAGCCACCAGAGGCTATAACAATGGCAAACGACAAACACCAGACGAGGCTCCTTGACCAGGACCCAGTCCTTTCGGCCATGGTTGGCAGTGTAGTGGATATCAAGGAGCGCATCAAGAACAAGTCTTTTGTGCCCGAATATCCCCTCATCGTCAAGCCAACCTTTGGAACAGGGTCTGCTCACGTTCACAAAGTTGATGACGAAGCAGCCTTGCTGGAGGCAGTGCGTCGCATCACAGAACTCGCCAAGAGAAAGGCCCTGATCGAGACGTACATCGAAGGGCCAGAACTAGATGCCAACTTTGTTCTTGTGGATGGAGAGATTCTCTTCTTTGAGATGAATGACGACTTTCCAACCGCAGGGGACCAGGGAGACATTGATAGCGACTTTTGGGAGACTATCAACGCTTTCCCAACTGTTCTCCCACCTGATGAGTTTGCGCTCTTGCGCTCCGACATGCATCGCCTGTTGCTTGCCATGGGTCTCAAGACTGGAGTCTTTcacctcgaggccaaggtaCAGAATTCGTCTTGGGAGTACAGGGTTAAAGACGGTGTGTACGACTTGTACCCAAAAGAAGGCCCTATGAAGAACGCACCGAAGCGATGCTTCACCATTGAGGTCAACCCTCGACCACCGGGCATGGCCAACTGCTACGGATCAGGTGCCACCTACGGCGTCAACTTTTATGACATCCATGTTTTGAGGATGCTGGGGGATATTGAGCGAATCCGGGCGCTCTCAAAGCCGTTTGAGCCGCACTCGACCATTCCATACAATGCGAGGATATGGTCCGacctcttctggctcagaGCCGACAAGGGCGGTATCTGTTCCACGGACACAGTCTGTAGTGAGACGCTCGAGAAGCTATCACCGGAAGATCGGGCGCTTGTTACGAGATCTTGCTGCTTCTATCGACGAGGGGAGCTGATACCAGAGCCGGCAGATGGCGTGGTGAGACTTGGAggcttcttttttctctcctctcGTAAAAGCAGAGCAGACATTTTGCGTGCGACCGCTGGTTTGGTAAAGTACAACTCGATTCCCGTTACCACGAGTTAG
- a CDS encoding Aminotran-1-2 domain-containing protein: MLSARGTSWTKYGYLHGKENAYDPVKNPNGDVILTNAFNWFILEDLAKFMNSHHELDKSLLTYGEGYTGTLRLRSAMAKHLNRHFHPAQAIDAEEITFTAGVTNINEVCALVTCDPGEAIMLGRPIYGPFSKDFVMRTGVNLEYVSVGDTDQFSPDCIAGYEAGFEDAKARGVNIKALVICNPHNPIGQCYPRETLVALLRFCASKGIHLISDEIYALSVYYQEGDGSERFTSLRAVDTLGIIDPSQVHILHGMSKDYAAAGLRLGCVITQNKEFSKAVRAICRFSSPSQLSMYLAAKFLEDEAFVDQFLEKSRTRLQSGRVLTNKLLKEANINYHEKGNAGLFVWLDLSRHLDLEEVNGDEWEAEKRLSQRLTRAGVIMDTGSEYRAPRAGRFRLMFTVDEGTLREGIKRISAVLGEK; the protein is encoded by the exons ATGTTGTCAGCACGAGGGACCTCCTGGACGAAATATGGTTACCTTCATGGCAAGGAGAACGCTTATGACCCCGTTAAGAACCCGAATGGTGATGTCATTCTTACCAATGCTTTCAAC TGGTTCATACTTGAAGATCTTGCCAAGTTCATGAATAGCCAT CATGAGCTTGATAAGAGCCTCCTCACATATGGCGAAGGCTACACAGGAACCTTGCGACTTCGATCGGCCATGGCAAAGCACCTGAACAGACACTTTCATCCAGCTCAGGCCATTGATGCTGAGGAAATCACATTTACTGCAGGTGTAACCAACATTAACGAGGTTTGTGCCTTGGTCACCTGCGATCCTGGGGAGGCTATTATGCTTGGGAGGCCTATTTACGGCCCCTTCTCCAAGGACTTTGTCATGAGGACTGG GGTCAACCTTGAATATGTGTCAGTGGGAGATACAGACCAATTCTCGCCTGACTGCATTGCAGGCTACGAAGCCGGGTTTGAGGATGCAAAAGCAAGAGGCGTCAACATCAAGGCGTTGGTCATATGCAACCCACACAACCCTATAG GACAATGTTATCCTCGCGAGACGCTAGTTGCTCTTTTGCGATTCTGTGCATCAAAGGGAATCCATCTTATCAGTGATGAGATATATGCGCTCTCAGTCTATTACCAAGAGGGTGATGGATCTGAGAGGTTCACATCTCTTCGAGCTGTTGACACTTTGGGCATCATAGACCCTAGTCAAGTCCATATCCTTCATGGAATGTCCAAG GACTATGCCGCAGCTGGTCTTCGACTTGGATGCGTCATTACGCAGAACAAAGAGTTTTCCAAGGCTGTGCGTGCCATTTG CCGATTCTCCTCACCGTCGCAACTGTCCATGTACTTGGCAGCCAAGTTCCTCGAAGACGAGGCGTTCGTAGACCAGTTCTTGGAGAAGTCGCGAACCAGGCTACAATCAGGTCGTGTCTTGACCAATAAGCTCTTGAAAGAAGCCAATATTAACTATCACGAAAAAGG TAACGCCGGCCTCTTTGTGTGGCTCGACCTGTCACGACATCTGGACCTTGAAGAAGTCAACGGTGACGAGTGGGAAGCCGAAAAGAGACTTTCTCAGCGCCTCACGCGGGCCGGAGTCATTATGGACACGGGGAGTGAATATCGGGCGCCTCGGGCGGGAAGATTTCGCCTGATGTTTACTGTAGACGAGGGGACCCTTCGTGAAGGGATCAAGAG GATATCTGCTGTTCTAGGGGAGAAATAA
- a CDS encoding Rhodanese domain-containing protein, translated as MAVSNPLNVFKGPDALRQFFDPDEQPPVPLVELPDSLNPFRKDNVRIYAKLLTFLPAQNVKALPAVNMLLHDPSAANKSVVEVSSGSTVTSLAIANRVLYNNDDTTAYVSNKAAIDRVRELQFFGLKVMLYGGPTYTDTTDIRGPVEWARNLGKSSDKVVNLGQYDSVWNWKSHERWTGPQILKQLPEIDIFCMGMGSTGCVTGTGMYLKSQKPRVKVLGVCNVEADIVPGPRERPMHETSPFPWKEVVDETEIVSSKESYRLSMHLSREGIISGPSSGMNLGGLLQFIQAAKDKGTLSNYADPTTGEVSCVFVCCDLPQKHMDTYFQKLPDSEFKEIGNRELFDVDQHVYSFRWEADPEAIHPTDPEVMARLAKLTVAKGAVNGVNGPNGTSLSSSSAIRCIDLRSPEDFEQCHVQGAFTSPLDGLTPKSTSVFEFGEPQVLIDQSKKLKAKIEDAGVSKWLSAATNPLLVLDYDGNTSRVMAAALRARGFEAYSFKDGMSGLAKWLSSKQSA; from the exons atGGCAGTCTCCAACCCTCTCAATGTCTTCAAGGGCCCTGATGCTCTTCGCCAGTTCTTCGATCCTGATGAACAACCTCCGGTTCCCTTGGTTGAGCTGCCCGACAGTTTGAACCCATTTCGAAAGGACAATGTGCGCATCTACGCCAAGCTGCTCACATTTCTTCCTGCCCAGAATGTCAAGGCACTTCCAG CTGTCAACATGCTCCTCCACGATCCCTCGGCTGCCAACAAGTCCGTCGTCGAGGTTAGCTCCGGGTCGACCGTCACCTCACTCGCCATTGCCAATCGAGTCCTCTACAACAACGATGATACAACCGCATATGTCTCAAACAAGGCTGCGATAGACCGCGTTCGAGAACTGCAGTTCTTCGGACTCAAGGTCATGCTCTACGGTGGCCCAACTTACACCGACACCACCGACATCAGGGGGCCGGTTGAGTGGGCCAGAAATCTGGGCAAGAGCTCGGACAAGGTAGTCAACCTCGGCCAATATGACAGTGTGTGGAACTGGAAGTCCCATGAGCGGTGGACAGGTCCTCAGATTCTCAAGCAGCTGCCAGAGATCGACATCTTCTGCATGGGCATGGGTAGCACGGGGTGTGTCACCGGCACTGGCATGTACCTCAAGTCCCAGAAGCCTAGGGTCAAAGTTTTGGGCGTCTGCAATGTCGAGGCCGACATTGTACCAGGCCCTCGGGAGCGTCCCATGCACGAGACAAGTCCGTTCCCCTGGAAGGAGGTCGTGGACGAGACTGAGATTGTCAGCTCCAAAGAGTCGTACAGACTGTCGATGCATCTTTCCCGGGAGGGTATCATTTCTGGTCCTTCAAGTGGTATGAACCTTGGCGGTCTGCTGCAGTTCATCCAAGcagccaaggacaagggaACTTTGAGCAACTACGCTGACCCTACTACGGGCGAAGTCTCTTGCGTCTTTGTTTGCTGTGATCTACCACAGAAGCACATGGACACGTATTTCCAGAAGCTGCCTGATAGTGAGTTCAAGGAGATTGGCAACCGG GAACTGTTTGATGTCGATCAACACGTATATAGCTTCAGATGGGAAGCTGACCCCGAGGCCATCCACCCAACTGACCCAGAAGTCATGGCTCGCCTTGCTAAGCTGACAGTTGCCAAGGGCGCAGTCAATGGCGTCAACGGGCCCAATGGCACTagcctctcttcttcctcagccaTTCGCTGCATTGACCTGCGTTCCCCAGAAGACTTTGAACAGTGCCATGTACAGGGCGCGTTCACCTCCCCGCTGGACGGTTTGACGCCCAAGAGCACATCAGTCTTTGAGTTTGGGGAACCCCAGGTCCTCATTGACCAGTCAAAGAAGCTCAAAGCCAAGATTGAGGATGCAGGTGTCTCAAAGTGGTTATCGGCTGCAACAAATCCCCTACTGGTTCTGGACTACGATGGTAACACATCAAGGGTTATGGCTGCGGCTTTGAGGGCGCGAGGCTTTGAAGCTTACTCCTTCAAGGATGGCATGTCTGGCTTGGCCAAGTGGCTCAGCAGCAAGCAGTCCGCATGA
- a CDS encoding HET domain-containing protein — protein MVESKPHPWFDQELKLNLTPCDSCGVSCDLLEKPAPTGEYVPGGDFEIKSRTDNVVLKHEDICESCLVLAKTAIILRPSLYKQGFSDPKPLLADFTSGPLEKHPPRTLQGNIGSMKTEIPWKALSSLFKDAIWLCRQLGIKYTWIDSLCIVQDDDTDWEVEAAKMAQYYSEARITIAVDSSPDGTTPFLSQRAERWQPQTSSSAPCLIVREHYDRTMETYLPGTIKLPSYFPEARHCLPTRAWAMQESFLSTRVVQFTPSDITWECDGMAVSEDGFESHEPSRPSFTAWININAYYQRMAIWKLWTRVVEDFTGRDITYATDRLPALSGMASRFQSIIFGRYLAGIWESYLIEGLSWIRLPQGERDIRAPGNKLAPTWSWVSMSERARVMFHFDLGIPKLPSKFRPEVLEVHCETSKSAPFGRVKGGHMSIKAPLFKATLTYGDRSSPERLKYMVSIMGSDDGEEPYTSHDLVVDYSLSIKDGNALRAPDEDVPEYMTDPASFTATAWIMWLGNGALVLGQDLDSKAFQRLGYLATSHPSSRVRSSPIDDPQRWTNSLKEAVIQLQLV, from the exons ATGGTCGAATCGAAGCCCCATCCGTGGTTTGATCAGGAGCTCAAGCTTAACCTGACTCCGTGCGACTCATGCGGCGTTTCATGCGACCTGCTCGAGAAGCCCGCTCCGACAGGAGAGTACGTCCCAGGCGGAGATTTTGAAATAAAATCGCGCACCGACAACGTCGTTCTCAAGCATGAGGATATCTGCGAGTCTTGCCTGGTACTAGCCAAGACAGCTATCATACTAAGACCGTCTCTCTACAAGCAGGGCTTTTCCGACCCCAAGCCCTTGCTTGCAGATTTTACGAGT GGACCACTTGAGAAGCACCCTCCTCGAACGTTGCAAGGAAACATTGGATCCATGAAGACAGAGATTCCATGGAAGgccctctcttctcttttcaaAGATGCCATTTGGCTCTGCAGACAGCTTGGCATCAAGTATACATGGATCGATTCTCTCTGCATTGTCCAGGACGATGACACCGATTGGGAGGTTGAAGCAGCCAAGATGGCGCAATATTACTCTGAAGCAAGGATTACCATCGCCGTCGACTCCTCTCCTGATGGTACGACTCCGTTTCTTTCTCAAAGGGCTGAGCGATGGCAACCTCAAACATCCTCATCTGCCCCGTGCTTGATCGTGCGAGAACACTATGACAGGACGATGGAGACATACCTACCGGGGACGATAAAACTACCGTCTTACTTCCCCGAGGCGCGCCACTGCCTCCCGACCCGAGCTTGGGCAATGCAAGAGTCCTTCTTGTCGACTCGAGTTGTTCAGTTCACCCCCTCCGACATCACATGGGAGTGCGACGGAATGGCCGTCTCCGAGGATGGGTTCGAGAGCCACgagccatcaaggccatcctTTACTGCTTGGATCAATATCAATGCATATTATCAGAGAATGGCGATTTGGAAGTTATGGACGAGAGTGGTTGAAGACTTCACAGGTCGCGATATCACCTATGCGACCGATCGACTCCCGGCACTGAGTGGCATGGCTTCTCGTTTTCAGAGTATTATATTTGGCCGATACTTGGCTGGAATATGGGAGAGCTATCTCATAGAAGGTCTTTCTTGGATAAGACTACCGCAGGGCGAGCGCGACATTCGAGCGCCAGGTAACAAGCTCGCTCCAACGTGGTCGTGGGTATCGATGAGCGAGAGAGCTCGTGTGATGTTTCATTTTGACCTTGGCATACCCAAGTTACCTTCTAAATTTCGCCCAGAGGTTCTAGAAGTCCACTGCGAAACTTCAAAGAGCGCACCATTCGGTCGGGTCAAGGGTGGGCACATGTCTATCAAGGCGCCGTTGTTCAAGGCCACCCTAACCTATGGCGATCGCTCAAGCCCTGAGCGATTGAAATACATGGTTTCAATTATGGGAagtgatgatggcgaagaaCCGTACACCTCTCACGATCTCGTTGTGGATTATTCGCTATCAATTAAAGATGGTAATGCTCTCAGAGCGCCTGATGAGGACGTCCCTGAGTACATGACAGACCCGGCTTCTTTCACGGCAACGGCTTGGATCATGTGGCTGGGAAACGGGGCTCTGGTTCTAGGACAGGATCTTGATTCCAAGGCATTTCAGAGACTCGGATACCTGGCCACCTCCCACCCGAGTTCTCGGGTACGGAGCTCACCTATTGATGATCCTCAGCGTTGGACAAACTCACTCAAGGAGGCAGTGATACAGCTTCAACTCGTGTAA
- a CDS encoding J domain-containing protein, whose product MPFTSKALVTSKCLSYGHGRFGTRRRHSLSCPSTRNQTPLWPQNPRPSPHEILGIEAGKPYNKERFRRLIKLYHPDVHGQNPLVNSLARATRLERYHLIIAANELLSDPSKRKMYEMYDVGWAFKNQYRGPPTPNPTSTWPGSGPYTSAAQDSGHAGWTGHCATMRQEPIYMSNGGFAILLLFIAMGGAITQHERAKKARLRHKTLELAFHDSILMGLQDIIFSSGDKQKDERVLEFLARRHLGLVRTPGHHHTLESGLEDNICRH is encoded by the coding sequence ATGCCCTTTACTTCCAAGGCACTCGTCACATCCAAGTGTCTTTCTTACGGACATGGACGGTTTGGTACCAGAAGACGGCATTCTCTCAGCTGCCCCTCAACACGCAACCAAACTCCGCTATGGCCTCAAAATCCCCGTCCCTCCCCTCACGAGATCTTGGGCATCGAAGCTGGGAAGCCTTACAACAAAGAGCGTTTTCGAAGGCTTATCAAGTTGTATCATCCTGATGTGCACGGCCAGAACCCCTTGGTCAACTCTCTTGCCCGAGCAACGCGCTTGGAACGATACCACCTCATTATCGCGGCCAACGAGCTCCTCAGTGACCCCAGCAAACGAAAGATGTATGAGATGTATGATGTAGGATGGGCTTTCAAGAACCAATACCGTGGGCCACCTACTCCGAACCCAACATCCACGTGGCCAGGGTCGGGCCCTTACACGTCGGCCGCACAAGATTCTGGACATGCCGGTTGGACGGGGCACTGTGCAACTATGCGCCAGGAGCCTATATACATGTCCAATGGTGGATTCGCCATTCTCCTTCTTTTCATTGCCATGGGCGGTGCCATTACACAGCATGAGCGAGCAAAGAAGGCAAGACTACGGCACAAGACATTGGAACTTGCTTTCCATGACTCCATCCTCATGGGTCTACAAGACATCATCTTTTCCTCTGGTGATAAACAAAAAGACGAAAGGGTGTTGGAGTTTCTAGCTCGTAGGCACCTAGGCCTAGTTCGGACTCCTGGTCATCACCACACGCTGGAGAGCGGACTAGAGGATAATATCTGCCGACACTGA
- a CDS encoding NmrA domain-containing protein, with product MSGDKLIVVIGATGNQGGSVARRFLDAGFRVRGLTRNTASASAEKLSATGAEVIAADLNDVTTLKEAFRGANVIFSVTNYWEPFFRPDCREQAEKEGISCRKFAYNVEYQHGKNIADAAATVVDSLDNNGFLVSTLSQAEKCSGGKFKDLYHFDGKADIFPAYVEANYPELAAKMSCIHTGYFFTSFNILPNSYFGKQPDGSFEMAFTTAPDKPAPHFDPVGDMGNFTYAVYQMPPGKAYMAEGTTCTWPEWIETWSRITGAKVSYRQVTPEEMVSATPDREAGIEVALMFSYTSDPGYDGAMDLLTAKDLQKAGIDCPMTSWEEWAKRHGWSAILSKQA from the exons ATGTCTGGTGATAAGCTCATCGTCGTTATTGGCGCTACCGGAAACCAGGGTGGTTCCGTTGCCCGTCGGTTCCTAGACGCCGGCTTCCGGGTCCGGGGACTGACCCGCAACACGGCCTCGGCTTCGGCTGAGAAGCTTTCCGCGACCGGTGCCGAGGTTATCGCCGCAGACCTCAACGACGTCACTACCCTCAAGGAGGCCTTTCGCGGAGCCAATGTCATTTTCAGTGTTACAAACTACTGGGAACCCTTCTTCCGACCTGATTGTCGAGagcaggccgagaaggagggcaTCTCTTGTCGAAAGTTTGCTTACAATGTTGAGTATCAGCACGGTAAGAACATTGCCGATGCTGCAGCTACTGTGGTCGACTCTCTCGATAACAATGGATTCTTGGTTTCGACTCTGAGTCAGGCAGAGAAGTGTAGCGGTGGCAAGTTCAAGGACCTCTATCACTTTGATGGCAAGGCCGATATCTTCCCCGCGTACGTTGAGGCCAACTATCCAGAGCTAGCTGCCAAGATGTCTTGCATTCACACAGGCTACTTTTTCACGAGTTTCAATATTCTTCCCAACTCGTATTTTGGCAAG CAACCTGATGGAAGTTTCGAGATGGCCTTTACAACTGCCCCAGACAAGCCAGCTCCTCATTTCGATCCAGTCGGAGACATGGGCAACTTCACCTACGCGGTGTATCAGATGCCGCCGGGCAAGGCCTACATGGCCGAGGGCACAACCTGCACTTGGCCAGAATGGATCGAAACCTGGTCGCGCATCACAGGCGCTAAAGTAAGCTATCGCCAGGTTACGCCGGAGGAGATGGTGTCTGCCACTCCCGACAGGGAGGCAGGAATTGAGGTCGCCCTGATGTTCAGCTATACGTCTGATCCGGGATACGACGGTGCAATGGATCTATTGACGGCCAAGGACCTTCAAAAG GCTGGCATTGACTGTCCGATGACTTCTTGGGAGGAATGGGCCAAGAGACACGGCTGGTCAGCAATCCTAAGCAAACAAGCTTGA
- a CDS encoding Helo-like-N domain-containing protein produces the protein MAYPLTPFSDTGLRDSQFDVGEAYLSGKSMDPLSITTGVLALLGVCYNVGTGLKKLYDDIEAVDETVAAIIEDVKALTKVLNTMKTSFDGVAGPLTGHVGAHWENIYSSLKDGNEALEGLYEVVKEVSRETSVLSGTRKQMRLKAAEGKIGLFRKQIQSFRDTLQLSMQALILWNQVSIQGANDRILPSLEDMQREIRSLAVKLNERISTLQTTPAAANPQLDMKPAEIAAMSNLRNCVRSAATIVSSASTILTLDRDEEAETYCGSDCGDVLPSQTSESTMAWLQDSVDRGRIQIPGSSRPPQEDDSDSDSDLDLDLALGLYQKAQVKYQSTDYEGAEPLLRNCLSRLMPMTEQGRTRPRKSDLPSAHEVLSLFCQTCIGLEKWEDAATAMIDKIALSPHGLEGKDEAALKDISTLVMVLYAKKDYVQGHLYGRKLLRGYRKLGPSGEDGVERSLTLLVAICKASGNTDEEQAYSIMLENLRERKAAQTMPIPVIEEESYGWRDPAIPVPETEEQATSPLTADGNALLPTLELPYRPSTPVAYSARASPEPPPPPSISAVTPQRSSIASSSSVQTTVQSPDSLTTAVPPIRPATLVIRGEAEKLLLSSKYYFENHERLLRAPVKRKLVIVGDTLSGKSLLLHHQAHGNIDKVAHLQEAASLLETFYTTVTLADITVDMTMTDTPGQMDYDRLRPICYPNGNVIILTFDKSIPECFDNIEEAWMPEIQHFLPNTPIILVGNKKDLEHDPKIIQEAKKIGYHPVTYEEGAEKAAKLPGVVKFLETSAKTGEGIKEVFEFAALYALLGTGQEKPPSIFRRLFSKK, from the exons ATGGCATATCCTCTTACGCCTTTCTCCGACACAGGCCTGCGGGATTCACAATTTGATGTTGGCGAGGCATACTT GTCGGGCAAGTCCATGGACCCCCTCTCGATAACGACAGGGGTTCTCGCCCTTCTCGGAGTATGTTACAATGTCGGCACAGGACTCAAAAAGCTGTACGATGACATCGAGGCTGTTGACGAGACGGTGGCGGCCATCATCGAGGATGTCAAGGCCCTTACCAAGgttctcaacaccatgaaGACGAGCTTCGACGGCGTGGCTGGACCTTTGACTGGGCATGTCGGAGCTCACTGGGAGAACATTTACTCCAGTTTGAAGGATGGAAATGAAGCACTCGAAGGCCTTTACGAAGTGGTGAAAGAGGTCAGCAGGGAGACATCAGTCCTCAGCGGGACAAGGAAGCAGATGCGCCTCAAAGCTGCCGAGGGAAAGATTGGGCTCTTTCGGAAGCAGATTCAGTCTTTCCGAGATACCTTACAGCTCTCCATGCAAGCCCTTATTCT ATGGAATCAAGTATCCATTCAAGGTGCAAATGATCGCATCTTGCCCAGTCTCGAGGATATGCAGCGCGAGATCCGAAGCCTTGCCGTCAAGCTGAACGAGCGCATCAGCACTTTGCAGACAACACCGGCTGCTGCTAACCCTCAGTTAGACATGAAACCTGCAGAGATCGCAGCCATGTCAAACCTGAGAAACTGTGTACGATCAGCTGCCACCATCGTATCCTCTGCTTCAACCATCTTGACACTCGACCGGGACGAAGAGGCGGAAACCTACTGTGGCTCTGACTGCGGTGACGTCTTGCCAAGTCAGACCAGCGAGTCTACCATGGCCTGGTTGCAAGACAGCGTTGACAGAGGACGGATACAAATTCCAGGATCTTCAAGACCGCCACAAGAAGATGACTCCGACTCCGACTCGGATCTTGACCTCGATCTTGCTCTGGGCCTATATCAAAAGGCACAAGTCAAGTATCAGTCGACGGACTATGAAGGGGCTGAGCCGTTACTGCGCAATTGCCTATCGCGGCTAATGCCCATGACCGAACAGGGCCGTACACGACCACGAAAGTCAGATCTCCCTTCAGCACACGAAGTCCTGTCTCTCTTCTGTCAGACATGCATCGGCCTCGAGAAGTGGGAAGATGCAGCCACCGCTATGATCGACAAGATCGCGCTCAGCCCACACGGCCTAGAGGGCAAGGACGAAGCGGCTTTGAAGGACATTTCGACACTAGTCATGGTTCTGTACGCCAAGAAAGACTACGTCCAAGGTCATTTATACGGCCGCAAGCTCCTTCGCGGATACCGGAAGCTCGGTCCCAGCGGagaggatggtgttgagcgaAGTCTGACTCTGCTTGTCGCCATCTGCAAAGCCAGCGGCAACACCGACGAGGAGCAAGCCTATTCCATCATGTTGGAGAACCTCCGTGAAAGGAAGGCAGCTCAGACAATGCCTATACCCGTCATCGAAGAGGAGAGTTATGGATGGAGAGACCCAGCTATTCCCGTCCCTGAAACAGAAGAACAAGCGACGTCGCCTCTGACTGCTGATGGAAACGCCTTGTTACCGACACTAGAACTACCTTACAGACCTTCGACACCAGTTGCATACTCTGCTCGGGCGTCTccagagcctcctcctccgccaagCATCTCCGCAGTCACACCCCAACGATCCTCTAtcgcctcctcttcctccgtcCAGACCACAGTTCAATCTCCAGATAGTTTAACTACAGCAGTCCCACCGATCCGTCCAGCTACTCTAGTCATTCGCGGCGAAGCTGAGAAGCTTCTATTGTCGAGTAAATACTACTTTGAGAATCATGAACGACTACTACGAGCCCCAGTCAAGAGAAAGCTGGTTATCGTGGGCGATACGTTGTCCGGGAAGAGCTTGTTGCTCCA TCATCAAGCGCATGGTAACATTGACAAG GTGGCCCATCTCCAAGAGGCTGCAAGCTTGTTAGAAACCTTCTACACAACTGTCACTCTCGCAGACATAACAGTCGACATGACCATGACCGACACGCCGGGCCAGATGGACTATGATCGCTTGCGTCCTATTTGCTACCCCAATGGCAATGTTATCATATTGACATTTGACAAGAGCATTCCAGAGTGTTTCGACAATATCGAAGAAGCG TGGATGCCCGAGATTCAACACTTTCTACCTAATACTCCCATCATACTTGTAGGCAATAAGAAGGATCTCGAGCACGACCCTAAAATAATCCAAGAAGCGAAAAAGATAGGTTACCACCCAGTCACCTATGAAGAG GGTGCAGAAAAGGCAGCCAAACTTCCAGGGGTGGTCAAATTCCTCGAGACTTCTGCCAAGACTGGCGAAGGTATCAAGGAGGTGTTTGAGTTCGCGGCTCTATACGCTTTGCTGGGGACAGGCCAGGAGAAACCCCCAAGTATCTTCAGGAGACTGTTCTCAAAGAAATGA